CTTCAATTTCATTAAGCTCTGAGTGGAACTCCTTCAGAAGACCCCAGACACTGAGTTGGCCTTGAATCAAATTCAGCTCTCTGAACGGAAGCACGAAGATGAAATCTATATCCTGattggcctccctctctgcccagtCTAGGATGAACTTCTGAACTGAGATGGTTTTTCCAATGCCTGCGATGCCTTTCATCAGCACGATCATGACCTCTTCTTTTCGTCCGGGTCGGGGTTTGAAGATGTCGTTGCACTTGATGGGTTTGTCTGATCTTGTTTTGCTAACGGACGTGTACTCGATCCTCCTGATCTCGTGTTCTGTGTTGATCCCTTTGCTCTCGCCCTCCGTGATGTAAAGCTGTGTGTAGATGCTGCTCAGGGGCGTCGGACCATCCGGGGACGTCACGTACAGGAACGTATCGCTCCTCAGGAATTGAAACTTCTCCTTTAAACTGGCTTTAAGTTTCAGTTTGACACTGTTGGGCAGGATGGGGGGGATAGCATGGAGAACAGGGTCATTTACTGGGATAGATATATTTTGTTTACAAGTTTGTTACAGTTACACCATTCTTTTTCTACGACAGTAGTTCCTGTTGTGGTGCGTCAGACATCTTACCTTTCAATGGAGGCACTGCAGTGTGGGGAAGCATCTTCTGaaagtaggagaggagagacaagtcTCATGACAATGCCATCCCACACAATTAATAAttttaaaatatgattgaaggggtggtgaggggaggaggggtggtgaggggaggaagggtggtgaggggaggaggggtggtgaggggaggaggggtggtgaggggaggaggggtggagaggggaggaagggtggtgaggggaggaggggtggtgaggggaggaggggaggtgaggggaggaggggtggagaggggaggaggggtggagaggggaggaagggtggtgaggggaggagggatggtgaggggaggagggatggtgaggggaggaggggtggagaggggaggaagggtggtgaggggaggagtggtggtgaggggaggaggggtggtgaggggaggaggggtggagaggggaggaagggtggtgaggggaggaggggtggtgaggggaggaggggtggtgagtggaggaggggaggtgaggggaggaggggtggagaggggaggaggggtggtgaggggaggagggatggtgaggggaggaggggtggtgaggggaggaggggtggagaggggaggaagggtggtgaggggaggagaggtggtgaggggaggaggggtggagaggggaggaagggtggtgaggggaggaggggtggtgaggggaggaggggaggaggggagaagggggtggtgaggggaggaggggtggtgaggagaggaggggtggtgaggggaggaggggtggtgaggggctgAAGTTATACCCGTCCTCTGAGCCTGTGCAGGAGCTGTCGTGGTGATGTTAACTGGGCCCTGGATGATTGTGTGGCTGAATACAGGAGCCAAGATGTTGCTCCCAGACTGAGCGTGGTTGGAGGTCAGAAGAGGAACTGCTGCACTTTGGTTCTCTTCATTTTTCGTTGTTtggttctcccctctccccctcctctcttcagaTTCCCCTTCCTCACGTCCTCCACATTTGGAACAAGTGTTTCCCATGGCCTGGTTTCCTCAATGCATATACtactccctccgtctccctcagtccctccctctctctcagtccctccctgtccctcagtccctccctctccctcagtccctccctctccctcagtccctccctctcccccagtccctccctctctccttctctctctccctttcagttTCCTCCTTACTAAACTGATTAAATTCCAGGAATACCTTGCCAGATTTGGAGTACAGATACGCTTTGTGTGATTATAGCACAGTcccaaaatatgtgtgtgtgtgtgactgtgtgaatgtgtgtgtgtgtgtctgtgagtgagtatgtgtgtgtgtgtgtgtgtgtttgtgcgagtccgtgagtgagtgagtgtgtttgacagtgtgagtctgtgagtgaatgtgtgtgagtgtgtgtcaatgcgtgagtgtgtgtaaatgtgtgagtgtgtgtgtgtgtgttttgaggggtgctggaggagaggctgtgttgtgtctaaccctaaccctgaatgCATCAACAAAGCCCCAGCGTTGCTCTCAGTCTCACCTAGCTGACCgtgaaacaggaaacaggaaacaggaaacagttaCTGTAAAGCAACATGGTAATGCATGTGCTAGCTAACCCCCTCCCCGAGACCTACAGAGTGTGGTGTCCTGTAAGAGGGGTTAGTCACTTTCGAtataagcgtctgctaaatgaataaatgtaaatgtatgataATGGGTATACTTTTCTAATTGTGATAATCATGATGTTATCGTGGTAAAAATGATTGTGTGGTTTTGGAAAAGCACAACCTTTGCAGCAGTATCTACTGCTACAAAACTCCTTTGAACTAAACAGACATCTGTTCAACCGCATTCTACTGTTCTAATGTTCGACAGTGTTCTACTGTGTTCAACTGTGTTCTACTTGTCTACACTTGCTCGACTGCATGTGCAGTACTCTGCTGAATTCCAGGAACGCCCAAATGATCTTCTTAGAATTTGAGTAGATATATTCTGTTGTATGAAGAACACAGCCAGCGGAACACATGCAGTAGAACACATGCAGTACAAAACAGCCAGTGGAACAAATTCAGTCAAACTTATTCacaattcttaaaaaaaaaacacagtgtCGTTCTCAGTAATACTCTTACCTCTCTGACTTTGGAAACTGACACAAGGTCGTCGTTGAACCGTCGAGTCTAATGTGAGTGGAGAGGACTCTGTGGATGTGTTCACCCGccttatgtgggtgtgtgtgtgtgggggtgtgtgtgagtgagtgtgtgtgtaagttgaTAAGAGGAATGGAAGTCTGCCAAAagttgagagaaaaaaacattctACCACTCGGGGAgaagtctctccctctcagtgtgtgagtgtgtgtgtttgtgttacagacaggcagacagacagacagacagacagacagacagacaggcagacaggcagacagacagacagacagacagacagacagacagacagacagacagacagacagacagacagacagtcaggcaggcaggcaggcaggcaggcaggcaggcaggcaggcaggcaggcaggcctgaGAATATATCGAGCTTCCTCATGTTGTATCCCTGTATCTCAAATCAACTTTTATTATCTTCCTCTCAGAGCGAACAGGTGTGTGAAAACAATAGCACATTATTGTTAATTGTTAATATTTAACTCATAAACAACTGAGGACACGAGTCCTTAGAAATCATAAAGTATGAGTGAACAAGTGAatgtgtgaatgaatgaatgatcaGCTGAATAAAATGACCTGACCGATGGTTGAATTcattgagtgagtgaatgagtgagtaagtgagttAGTGagttagaatcagaatcagaatcagaatcagaagggattttattcgccatgagtgtttgcacaaacaaggaatttactttggcagagaggtgcatacattaaacatataggaatattgaaacttaaatatgtggactaagtatacaaaggagcaaagtctagctaatactaaggggggtctagctaatactaaggggaataaaaaataaaataaaagtagccataatttacaatttaacctaaaaataccaaaaagtacagatagtgcaaacgatacaatagtgcaaattgcaatgtgcagggtgacATTGTGCAGAtggtgatttaaagtcagtgagtgagagtgagtgaaatAATTAATGAAAGAATGTAGCCCTGTTAAACAAGGTTACGTAATAACGAATTCAGAGTTCACGCTCTAACAATGGACACAGTAGCGTAGtccacactgtctgtctctttgaTTTGCTGGTCAGGATGAGTAACAGAGCTTGTGATTGTACGGTCCGTTACGCTGTTGAATGAGACGGTGGAGTAGGTCAaactgtctgcctctctgattGGTCCTGTGTTGGAGTAGATGTTAGTGATGTCGTCTGGACCTCCTTGTTCTCGCTGACAATTGTCTGCTCTGCCATGCAGGGTGGGGCTGACAAAGCCTGTCTCTGGGATCTGATTGGTTGATGGCTCATAGATGGGATTGGACGTGGAGGCAGTATCTGAAAGATGATTGACTGCCAAGGTGTGGGTGGAGTTTAACCTGAGTGCTGTGGAAGCATCTGATAGATGCACAATATATATTTAACACAATTTCTGCTAATATACTCCTGTATACTCCTGTATACTCCTGTATATTACATAGTTATTGTGTTCCGCTACAACTTGTAGCTGTGTGTTCAGTATGGTGAgttgtgtcaggtgtgtgttcagtatagtaaggtgtgtcaggtgtgtgttcagtatagtaaggtgtgtcaggtgtgtgttcagtatagtaaggtgtgtcaggtgtgtgttcagtatagtaaggtgtgtcaggtgtgtgttcagtatagtaaggtgtgtcaggtgtgtgttcagtatagtaaggtgtgtcaggtgtgtgttcagtatggtgaggtgtgtcaggtgtgtgttcagtatagtaaggtgtgtcaggtgtgtgttcagtatagtaaggtgtgtcaggtgtgtgttcagtatagtaaggtgtgtcaggtgtgtgttcagtatagtaaggtgtgtcaggtgtgtgttcagtatagtaaggtgtgtcaggtgtgtgttcagtatggCGAGGTGTGTCAGGTTTGTGTTCAGTATAGTaaggtgtgtcaggtgtgtgttcagtatagtaaggtgtgtcaggtgtgtgttcagtatggcgaggtgtgtcaggtgtgtgttcagtatagtaaggtgtgtcaggtgtgtgttcagtatagtaaggtgtgtcaggtgtgtgttcagtatagTAAGGtatgtcaggtgtgtgttcagtatagTAAGGtatgtcaggtgtgtgttcagtatggcgaggtgtgttacctgtacaggtgtgtgctctcttcctctctctcagaaTCAGAGCCAGAAACAGCGTCAGCAGCAAGACTGCACTCAGAGCTACTGCACTGTACACCAGccttcctgcacacacacacacacacacacaaagctcttccatttttttttttttcacagtttTACTTCAGTTAACATAATAGCAAGTCATACAGCATTACAGTTTGCTCTCAGAAATGGAGAAAAAAATTATTCAAACGGAggaaatgacagagagaggaagagagccagGCAggaagtgactgtgtgtgttggagtgaaaCTTGTTTTATATACAAGTTACTGTGACTCCCTTCTGTAATTACATATTTCCACCACTTGGTGGTACAGTGAGACATGATTCTGCTGCTGTCAGTGTGGTGTCTGACAGTTGTAGTCCTTATCAGAGCCGGAATTCTGGTAGTTGTAGTCCAATAAataacaaattattattgttcTGTTTTACACCTTTTCTTGGTAGTTGTAGTGCATGATACAACCTGGTGTTTAGCAGTTATAGTACAGTatactgttgtgtgtgtaaatgtgtgcatgtgcatgtgtgtttaggtttgtgtgtatatgtgtgtgtgtgttaccttgttGGTCTGGCATTGCTGTTGTGACAGGGACAGTGTCTCCTACATACACAGGAAACAGACGGTCAATCAGTGTGTGAAGACTGCCTGTCACACATCCTCACTGACACCCTCACTGACACATCGTCACTGACaccctcactgacacacactcactgacaccctcactgacacacactcactgacaccctcactgacacacactcactgacacacactcactgacacatccTCACTGACaccctcactgacacacactcactgacaccctcactgacacacactcactgacacacactcactgacacatcctcactgacacacactcactgacacacactcactgacacacactcactgacacatcctcactgacacacactcactgacacacactcactgacacatcctcactgacacacactcactgacacacactcactgacacacactcactgacacatcctcactgacacacactcactgacacatcctcactgacacacactcactgacacacactcactgacacacactcactgacacatccTCACTGACACatcctcactgacacacactcactgacacacactcactgacagaCACTCACATTTAGAAGGGGAGTGGAGTTACAGTAAAAGAAGAGTTGAATTGAAGAAGGAGATCAgtatgaagggagagagggagaaggagagagagaaagagtgatggagggagagagggagagagggagaaggagggagagagagaggaggcgggacagaaagaaagatggagggagagagggagagaggcagaaggagggagagagggagaatgagagacagaaagagagatggagggagagatggagagagggagaaggagggagagagggagaagaagagacagaaagagagatggagggagatggagtcaTACCGGTGGCAGAGTTGGAGAACcgcgttgccatggtgaatgTTGTTGCTGTGTGGAGGCGAGACGTGGAGGCGGGGCCTGGAGGtttgggaggaggagaaactggAGGGGAATGATGAGCAGCAAACacagatgagagacagagacagacactaaGAATAGTCTGATATGATATTACATCATATTAGCACCCAGGTGTTTTGACATGAGTGTTGTTTTCAAGATCTGTTCATCCTCTGTAAGGCAGTACAAAAATGTTCATTTGCGCCTTTTACTTTTGCGCATAACATATTGGTTATGAAGGAAACGCTCACATCTGCCCACCGTGAGCAGGACTTCAGTTACAAGGTTAGGTCCCCATGTGGCCACTTCACACCAGTATTTCCCAGAATCCTCCTCGGTCAGGTTGGTGATGGTCACCGTGAAGACCCTCGTCTCTGTGTTGTCATGAAGACCGTACCTCCCTGAGTCTGTTTGATGACTCTTGCTGTGAACAACCTCCGTCCTCCATCTATACCTCCCCTTTGACAACATCTTTGGATATGTTTCATAGCCTTGGTCGTAGGGACAGGAAATGACAGCttgacctctctcctctcctttaatCACGTTGACCTCTGAACCCTGAGTGCAGACCAGGACTGCAGgagaccagaaacacacacagagtcacacacacacacacacacatacagagacacacacacacgcacacagagagtcacatgcacacagagacacacacaaacagagagagagagtcacacacacacagtctaacacacagagacacacacagagacacaaacacacacacacagagacacacacacacaaagacaaacagacagacaggtcagcagacagacaggtcagcagacagacaggttagcagacagacaggttagcAAACAGACAGGATGTGGTACTCACCACAAAGTGCGAGGAGGGACAGCTGCAGAGTCTTCCtcattttcctttctctctttctctctctctctctctctctctctctctctctctctctc
This DNA window, taken from Hypomesus transpacificus isolate Combined female unplaced genomic scaffold, fHypTra1 scaffold_329, whole genome shotgun sequence, encodes the following:
- the LOC124464245 gene encoding CMRF35-like molecule 5, yielding MRKTLQLSLLALCVLVCTQGSEVNVIKGEERGQAVISCPYDQGYETYPKMLSKGRYRWRTEVVHSKSHQTDSGRYGLHDNTETRVFTVTITNLTEEDSGKYWCEVATWGPNLVTEVLLTVGRFSPPPKPPGPASTSRLHTATTFTMATRFSNSATGDTVPVTTAMPDQQGRLVYSAVALSAVLLLTLFLALILRERKRAHTCTDASTALRLNSTHTLAVNHLSDTASTSNPIYEPSTNQIPETGFVSPTLHGRADNCQREQGGPDDITNIYSNTGPIREADSLTYSTVSFNSVTDRTITSSVTHPDQQIKETDSVDYATVSIVRA